In one Lolium rigidum isolate FL_2022 chromosome 3, APGP_CSIRO_Lrig_0.1, whole genome shotgun sequence genomic region, the following are encoded:
- the LOC124700231 gene encoding basic blue protein-like, which produces MAHGRDTTVVLALVLLCGVLHGELAESMEYTVGDGRGWTFGSGSWSNGKRFLAGDMLVFKYAPGAHNDNVVVVDATGHNSCSAPGGAVRYSSGNDNVTLTRGTSFFICGIPGHCAAGMKMAVTAA; this is translated from the exons ATGGCTCATGGAAGGGACACTACCGTGGTGCTGGCATTGGTCCTCCTCTGCGGGGTCCTCCACGGCGAGCTCGCCGAGTCGATGGAGTACACGGTTGGCGACGGCCGCGGATGGACCTTCGGCTCCGGCAGCTGGTCCAACGGCAAGCGTTTCCTTGCCGGCGACATGCTAG TGTTTAAGTACGCGCCGGGTGCGCACAACGACaacgtggtggtggtggacgcCACGGGGCACAACTCGTGCAGCGCGCCGGGCGGCGCCGTGAGGTACAGCTCCGGCAACGATAACGTCACGCTCACCCGCGGCACCAGCTTCTTCATCTGCGGCATCCCAGGCCACTGCGCCGCCGGCATGAAGATGGCCGTCACCGCGGCCTGA
- the LOC124700232 gene encoding chemocyanin-like, with product MAQGSGSARAVLALVLLCVLLLGDLAESKVYTVGDRGGWTLSSGGWSRGKRFRAGDVLLFKYGRGAHNVVAVNAAGYRSCSAPRGSRTYSSGNDRVTLARGTNYFICSVPGHCGAGMKMAVNAA from the exons ATGGCTCAGGGAAGCGGCAGTGCTCGCGCCGTGTTGGCGCTGGTCCTCCTCTGCGTGCTCCTCCTCGGCGATCTCGCCGAGTCCAAGGTGTACACCGTCGGCGACCGCGGCGGCTGGACCCTCAGCTCCGGCGGCTGGTCCAGGGGCAAGCGATTTCGCGCGGGCGACGTGCTGC TGTTCAAGTACGGGCGGGGCGCGCACAACGTGGTGGCGGTGAACGCGGCGGGGTACAGGTCGTGCAGCGCGCCCAGGGGCAGCAGGACGTACAGCTCCGGCAACGACCGCGTCACGCTCGCCCGCGGCACCAACTACTTCATCTGCAGCGTCCCCGGCCACTGCGGCGCCGGCATGAAGATGGCAGTCAACGCCGCCTGA